The segment TCCTTTGGTCTTTCCACCCCCTCGGTATGGAGTGCCTATCCAACTAGCACTCTCTACGTATAAAACAGGATTATTATCAAAGTTAATATCCATGCCCAAACGATTGGAGGCTTGAGCAATGGCTTTGTAGTCAAGTTGTGGTGAAGAGGTTTTGCAGCTACTTAAAAACCCAATAATGCAGATACATACTATCCAATAAAAGTTCTTTTTATTCATTACTATCACTTTCGTCTAAAAAATAGGACATAATTTCTTGATGGTAAATGTTTTCATCCCCTTTTATATCTTTCAGAATGATACCATTTTCGAGTAAGATAACTCTTGTACAGATATTTAGCAAATGCTCTAAGTTATGACTCGATACTAAAATCGTAGTATCTGAGTTACTATGTATCTTTGCAAGTAGCTTTTTGGTGTTCTGCTGTGCGCTAGGATCTAAAAAGTTGAAGGGCTCATCTAGAATAATAAGCTCTGGCTGATTAATCATAGTTGCAGTAATACCCACTTTTTGTTGGTTACCAGATGATAAATTACGTATGTATTTGTCATTTGTTAGGTTGTCCTCTCCTAGATAAGCTCTAAATTGATCAATTCGTTCATTTATAGTTTGTTTATCTAAATTGGATAAGCTTGCAACAAAATTTAGATATTCGATAGGTGTAAGGTAACCTAGTAGAAAAGTATTGTCTAGGTAGGATGATGTATAGAGTTTCCATTCTTCAGACTCATTTACGGGAGTACCTTTGGTTTTTATTACACCTTGATCGGGTGCTATCAAGTCTAAAATAAGTCGAAACAAGGTTGATTTACCAGCACCATTATTCCCTACTATACCAATAAGCTCTCCTT is part of the Bacteroides coprosuis DSM 18011 genome and harbors:
- a CDS encoding ABC transporter related protein (COGs: COG1131 ABC-type multidrug transport system ATPase component~InterPro IPR003593:IPR003439~KEGG: bfs:BF0933 putative ABC transporter ATP-binding protein~PFAM: ABC transporter-like~SMART: ATPase, AAA+ type, core~SPTR: Putative uncharacterized protein;~IMG reference gene:2504106745~PFAM: ABC transporter), coding for MIQIENIIKSYNKKEVLNIPSLQIEKGELIGIVGNNGAGKSTLFRLILDLIAPDQGVIKTKGTPVNESEEWKLYTSSYLDNTFLLGYLTPIEYLNFVASLSNLDKQTINERIDQFRAYLGEDNLTNDKYIRNLSSGNQQKVGITATMINQPELIILDEPFNFLDPSAQQNTKKLLAKIHSNSDTTILVSSHNLEHLLNICTRVILLENGIILKDIKGDENIYHQEIMSYFLDESDSNE